AGCAATCTGCAAGAATTTTACAAAGATGCGGTACAACGCAATCTGAGGAGCGTAGCTATGGACAAATACGAATGCACCGTATGCGGGTACGTATACGACCCGGAAAAAGGCGATCCCGACGGCGGCATAGCGCCGGGCACGAAGTGGGAAGACATCCCCGACGATTGGGTATGCCCGTTGTGCGGCGCTGGAAAAGATTCGTTTCAAAAAAAATAAATCGAGGCGAAAATCGCCGTTACAGGGTATAGCGTGCCCGCTCGCCGCCGATAAGACGCGGACGGGTGCGCGCGCATACGATGTGCGCTTCTCCGATGCTTTTTTGTCCGATGCGGACGGGAACGGCCACATCGCGCAAATGCATGCCGATAAGCGTATCGCCGATGTCGATTCCGGCATCGGCTTTTATATGCTCGGTAACGGCGGGCTTTTCAAACAGACGGTACGCCGCCGACGCAAACGAGCCGCCGGCGTGAATCCACGGAACGACGGAAACCCTCTCATAATCGTATTTTTCCAAACAGGCTTCTTCGATGACGAGCGCACGGTTCAAATGTTCGCAGCACTGCGCTGCAAGGAATATGCCGCTCGGCCGAACGATATCGTATATCGCTTTAAAGACTTCCCTTCCCGCCTCTTCGTTCGAAGCCGTTCCGATTTTGCTTCCGAGAATTTCGCTCGAAGAACATCCGACGACGAGGATGTTTCCTTCTTTCAGCTCTGCCGCTGAAAGCAATTGATTGACGGCATTTTTTACATCTTCGATAATTCGACTCATAGTCATCTTTTTATCCTTGTACTTTTTTTACGGCGTACTTGTCCATAAATTCGATTATCTTTTTTTCGTATCCCTTTCTGCCGAGCGCGTAGTTAACCGCGTGAGGAGAACCTTTAATAATGAGCAGTTCTTTCGGTGCTTTGCACGCTTCGTAATTTTTTTCCGACATATACAACGGCACGAAAGTGTCCGCATCTCCGTGGACAAAAAGCACGGGGATTTTATTTTCGGCAAGCGCATCGAGCGTCGAATATTCGCTCAAGCTGAAATCCGCGATCGAGCGGGCGAGCATATCGGAAATCGCGAGAGTCGGAAAAAGCGGGAGGTGATACGATGCTTTCAGTACGTGCGCGATTTCATCACGAGGCGAAGTATAGCCGCAGTCGGCGATGATACATTTAACGTTTTCGGAAAGCCCCGTGCTTGATGCCATGAGCACCGTAGAAGCTCCCATCGAAACGCCGTAGAGTATGATCGGGAGCGCCCCTCCGTTTTTTTTATCGATCGCCGCCGCCCAATCGCGGCAGTCGAAGCGCTCTTTTATGCCGAACGTGAGACAGTTGCCGCCGCTTTCCCCGTGCGCTCTTTCGTGCGGCAGCAAAACGTTCCATCCCCGTTCATGAAAAAACTGTACGGCAAGCGAAAAATCGCTCATCGGACTTCCGTGATAGCCGTGCATACAGACAACGGTTCCCTGTGCACCTTCCGCACGCACGTACCATGCGGCAAGTTCGATGCCGTCACAGGATGTGATACAAACGTTTTCCTTTTCCATGCGATGAAACGAATCGACGGCGCTGTGGAGCTCCGCAAGGTACGGCGCGAGAGCGGGCACATCTTCAAAAATTTCAGGCGCCCTTTTCTTTCGCCTGACAACCGTCGGACGGAAGAGAAAAGCGTACACGAGCAGCGTCAGGACGGCGAACAAAGCCGCGCAGATACTGAAAGCGATAATGACCATACGCATAGTGCGAGTATACCGTTTTTACGCAATCGCCGCACCACCTCTTTTCGTTTTCCGCATCATGGAAAATACTTTCGAAAACCGAGAGAAAAGCGTATTTTCTAAAAAAAAGAGCTTCCGAAATTCCGCACTTCGATTAATGGTTAAAAGTATCGGAAAGTACAAAAGCGGCATTTTTTTTCCAATAATCGTCGGGGGCGGAGTTTGCAAGCGCCGCATAGAGGTCGAACGCAAATCGTTCGTTTCCCGCTTTCCGCACGCAGCCGGCAAAATCAGAAAACCCTTTCCAAACCTGCCGATCCGACGCCCAATCGACGATGTCGGGAAAACGCCTGATTTCCGTAAAAAGACGACCGAGGTTTTGATATTCGAATTCGGGATCCCGCGCTTTTACGGTATTGTACATTTTCGTAAAAGCAGTAAGAGTTCCGAGCGCGAAGGCTTTCAGCGCTTTATCGGAAAAACCGCGCTCGTCGTAGTACGATGCGAGTTTGAAATATGCTTTAAGTGCCGTATAATCTTCCGACCTGAAAAGCGTAAAAAATTTTTCCATCGCTCCCGCTTCCCTGTCTTGCACGATACGCATAAGCGCTTTTTCAAAGCTTTCGTTTTTTAATAAACTGTCACCGCTTACGATAAGAAGCAAATCTTTTTCATAGCCGTCGAAATCTTTTTCGATAAGCGCGATGTCGGAAAGCTCGTACAAAATATCGTAGCGTTCGTCCGGCACGTCGAGAAGCGCGCCGTTCTGCCACGCGTTAATGAGATATTGTTTTGCGAGCGCGTATTCGCCTTCCAAAGCGTAGACGCGGCCGATAAGGCGATCGGCTTCGGGAAGAGAAAAGCGCGTCGAAACGTAGGAGACGAGGGCGGGCACGGAATTATGAAAAAACGCGCTTGTATTTTTCCCGATATAGCGCTCGACGATTTCAACGGCGTCGTAGTCTTCACGCTTTTTGAGAACTGCAAGCACGTCGGAAAGTACGCCGTTCGCCTTTTGCACTTCGCGCGGTTTTAAAGCATAAGAGAGCGTATCGGCTTCCCATGCGACGATCTCGCGCCGGGCTGTTTTCGCGTCGTTTGCAAGACGGAGCGCTTCTCCGTAGTTTCCGTTATCGAATTCGATGAGAGCGCGACGAAGCAGTTTTATATCGCCTGCAAGATCACGCGGTTTTTTAGGACGCACTTGCGCGCCGAGCGCCGAATACGTCATGAGCAATACGGAAAAAATAATAATCTTTTTCATAAGTCAACCGGTTCCGGAATTGAGAAAAACGGTTAAACGAAACACTGAAATAGCGTGCTTCGTTTAACGACCGCTCAGTCGGTACAATCGATACGTTTTACAGCGTGTTCAATTCTTCTCTGAATACTTTATCGGCATCTTTTGCGTCGACGGTTCGCACTATTTTTCCTTTTTTAAATATGACGACTTTATTGCCCGACCCCGCTATCCCCAAGTCCGCGTGTTTTCCCTCTCCCGGTCCGTTTACGACGCAGCCCATAACAGCGACGCTTATGTTTTTATCGAGCGATAAAAGTTCTCTTTGCCATTTTTCGACAAAGGCGTGCACGTCGAATCCGATCCTCCCGCACCTCGGACAGGAAATGAGCTTTACGCCGCCCTCTCTTTTTCCGCATTCTACAAGTATTTCGCGGCCGGCTATCACTTCGTTTTCGGGGGATGAGGAAAGGCTTACGCGGATCGTATCTCCGATGCCTTTTGAAAGCAGGGCGCCGAAAGCGAGCGTGCTCTTTACGATGCCGGTGATGAGCGGTCCCGCTTCCGTCACTCCGATGTGAAGGGGTATATCGTATTTTTTTGCAAATACTTCGTTCGCTTCGATCGTTTCACTTACCGAAGACGCTTTCATGCTGACGACAAACTGCGTAAAACCGAGTTCGTCGAATACGGCGGCTTCGCGCGATGCCGTTTCGGAAAGCGCTTCCGCTCTCGACATGGAACCCGCTTCAACTTTCGCCGCAAGGTCTTTCGGAAAACTTCCCGTATTGACGCCGATTCTGATCGCGGCGTTTTTTTCGCGGCACGAAGCGACGACCTTTTCGACGTTTTCACGAGAACCGATATTGCCGGGGTTGATGCGGATCGCGGCGACGTTGCCGCGAAGACATTCGAGGGCGAGCCGGTAGTCGAAGTGAATATCGGCGACGAGAGGTACCGTGCATTCGGCGGCTATCGCGCAGAGTGCGCGCGCGCTTTCCATATCGGGAACGGCAAAACGCACGATATCGCAGCCTATCCCTTTGAGTGCGTGTATTTCTTCTACGAGCGCTTCGCGCTTTTCCGAATCGGCGTCCAAACCGACGATGGATTTTTTCCACATCGTCTGTACCGAAACGGGCTCTCCGCCGCCGACGGCAATGCGCTCCGTTTTACCGTTTCCGCCGAGATAGACTTTTTTCGTCATGCGCGCTTTTTGAAAGAACGCTTATCGGCAAAAACCGATGCCGAAAGCCATGACAAAGAGAGCGACGGTTTCGCAAAGACCGACGACCATGATATAGCTCGCAAAGCCTTTGCCCGTTTCCCCGAGCGCATCCGAACCGGCTGCTCCCGCCTGTCCCTGAGCGACGGCAGACGCGCCCATCGCAAGTCCTGCGGCAACGCCGAGTCCGAGTAAAAACAGCGGATTTTGACCCGAATCGAGGATGCTCCTCGTCAAAAGAAATCCGTAAATCGTCTGCGTCAGAGGTGCGCCTGCAAAGACGGTGAGGATAAAAGGCGCGGGCTTATTGTTTACGTAACAGCGTTTCCATGCACCGATCGCGCCTTGACCTGCGATACCGATTCCGAACGCGCTTCCGATAGCGGCGAGCCCCATCACGACACCTGCACCAAGCATTCCCAAATTCATAACAACTCCTATTATTCCTATAACGCCGCTTCTCTGAACGGCTCATATTTATATCCCGACCACGACATACCGAGGTGGCTTGAAAATTCAAGCGTATTCAAACGCACGCCATGAACGATAACCGAAAGCACGTTCAATGCGACGTTAAGTCCGTGCCCCGTTACGAGCAGGACGAGTGCGGCGACAAAGAAAATCGCGTGTCCCAAAAGCGGACCCGCCATCGTGTTGACCGTACTCGAAATCGCGCTGCCGGCCAAAGCGACCGCCCACAGGCGGATATACGACACGATATCCGAAAATACGTTTACGACACCGAGCACTACCGAAATGATGTTTTTACAGCTTTCGAGCACCGCCCTTCCGACACTGCCGTCGTAATTCGAAAACACGAAGCTCATCAAAAAGCCGCCTCCGACGAGCGCGAGCGAAACGCGGCCGACGGGAATACCGTACACGACTTTATCGAGCGAAAAGATTTCCCCGCTGATGACGAGCATGAGCACGATGTAAAACATACCCCACAGCATGAGCATGGAACCCAAGTCTCCTATGCACTTCGGAGAGCGTATGTCGTTTATAAAGCACTTGATGTGAGCGACCGTCAGCTGCACGAGCGCGAGCGTAAAGCAAAACACTTGCAGATTTTGATCGGTCGTAAGGAGACTGTGCACGCCGTCGTAGCGGGAAGCGTATGCCGAAGAAATCGGCGGAATCGAAAGAGAAGTGAGCCATGAGGGAAGCTTGTCGGCGGCAATGCCGAACCACGTACACGTAAGCGTTCCCCACACGACCGTCGAAAAAGAAAGGAGCGCAAGGAGACTCATCATCGGATTCGTTTTTTTGCCTGCAGCCTTCGATTTGACCGTTACGGCGAGCGCAAGAGCGAGCATAATGAGTCCGTAACCCGCGTCGCCGAAAATCATGCCGAAAAAGATCGTAAAGAAAAACAAAAACCATCCGGAAATATCGAATTCGCGGTAGCCCGGAACGGTGCCGAGAAAATCGGTGAGCGGATAGATGATGCTTACGAGCGGATTGTTTTTAAGCTTTGTCGGCGGATCATCGGTCTCTTCGACTTCGCTCGAAGAAAGCGCCCAGCCGTTTTGTTTCGCCGCCTCTTCCAAAGCGGAAAAGCCGTCGGACGGAACATAGCCTGAAAGCCACGCGAGATCGCTCTCTTTGCCTTCGTTTTCTTTTCCCATACCCGCATACACGTTTTCGAATTCGATCTCTTTTGCGAGCTTTTTCGCATACGAATCGATCTGTCGTCCATACACCGCCTGTGCCGCAAGTTCGGTTTCGATTTCACGGATGCGTTTTATATTGCCTTCGATTTGCTCGGAAAGTTTTTCCGTAGCGATTTTCGGAAGCGGCACTTCAAAGGCTTCGGGCGGAAGATTTTCAGGCCGCTCTTTTCCGATAAGCAAAAATCGTACATCGCGCTTTCCGGTATTGACGAGCACCGTATCGATGGAATCGTCCAAAGCGGTGTATAAATCGGCCGGCATTTCGTACATCGAAAGCGCTATTCCTTTTTCGGAAAGATAAGCGAAATCGTCCGGATCGACACTGCCCCACTTTGCAAAGCGTTCGAGTTCGACGGTGTCGGCGCCGAGCGCATCGATGAGCGATTTTTTTTCGTCGAAAAGAGATGTAACCGTTTTGCTTTTTTCGGCGACTCCGGCTTCATCGAGGTTTTCGGCGCGGGATGTTTTCGGCGCTTTTATCTCGGAAAGGATCGCGTATGCGTTTTGCGCGCATGAAAAACTTTCTTTCAAAGCGGAAAGCTTTTCGCTTTCACCTTCAAGGCTTTCCAAGTGCATGACGCCGAGCTTACGCAATTTTTCGAGCGCGTCTTTTTTTTCTTTTTCGAGAATGACGACGGAAACTTTTTTCATCGCTACGATCATTTCGCTTCAGCCTCCAGTTTCCGCTTCGATATCTTACTGCGCACGACTGCGGCGACTCTTTCATCGCCGAGGAACACGGATATCTTTCTGATATTTTCTTTCGCTTCGGGAATCTTCACTTTTTCGAAAAGGTTGACGCGCTGCGTCGTCGTGCGAAGCTCTTTCGAAAGGAGGCGCACCTGTTCGTCGAGCACTTCCGCTTCCAAATCGAGTTCGAGCGCTCTTTCCATGCGATCGGCCGCCATATCGATCCACACGGGCGTTTCGTAGAGATCGTACTCGGCTCTCGTAAAATCGGCGCCTTCGTAAATCGGAATCTTCACGCCCGCGATATTGCCCGTGCCTTTTCGTATATTGCTTACGCGCACCGTATCGCGTCCGAAGGATTCGGCATCGGCGAACACGGCGATCCATTCGTCGAATTCCTTTTCGAGCGCTTTACGCGCATCGCGCACTTCACGCGCTTTTATGTCGATGGCGCGAATTTCGGTTTGGAGCTGCTGCTTTTTGAGCGTAAGTGTCGGAAGATAGCGCTGATACATTTTCAGCGCATCTTTTTGAATCTTTTGCTCGTTTTTCGTCAGCTTGATCTTCGCCATACGTTAATCCCTTTTCGGCCAATACTTATCGAGCAGTCCCGTTTTTATACCCGTTTCCTCTTTGTCGAAACAGTCGGCGAGAATCTTCCAGCCCGAATCGAGGGCGTCTTCGAGCGATATGTTTTTCGACAGATCCATCATTTCGTCTTCGAATTCTTTGCCGTATTTGATGAGCTTGTTGTCCCACGCGCTCATCATAAAGCCCATCGATTTTTTTTCAAGCGTATCTTTATACGAAGAATACAGGCGTATCATGCCGTCCATGAGAGCGCGATGATCGTCCCTCGTCTTTCCGTTGACGTTCTGCTTTAAGCGCGAAAGACTTCCGAACGGTTCGATGCGGCCGCCCTTGAGATAATACTGCCCTTCGGTGATATAGCCCGTATTGTCGGGCACGGGATGCGTTACGTCGTCTCCGGGCATCGTCGTCACGGCGAGGACGGTTACCGACCCCGCGCCTTCGAAGTCGACGGCTTTTTCGTAGCGGGAAGCGAGCTGACTGTACAAGTCGCCGGGATAACCGCGGTTCGACGGAACCTGTTCCTGCGTGATAGCGATCTCTTTCATCGCGTCGGCGAAGTTCGTCATATCGGTCAAAAGGACGAGCACGTCTTTGCCCTGCAGCGCAAACTGTTCGGCGACGGCAAGGCTCAAATCGGGCACTTTCATGCATTCGACCGTCGGATCGGCGGCCGTGTGGATAAACATAACGGTGCGGCTCATCGCTCCGCCGTTTTCGAGCGTGTTTTTAAAGTACAGGTAATCGTCGTACTTTAAGCCCATACCGCCGAGCACGATGACGTCGACTTCCGCCTGCATCGCAATGCGCGCGAGCAACTGGTTGTACGGTTCTCCCGAAATGCTGAATATCGGCAGCTTTTGCGAAACGACGAGCGTATTGAACATGTCGATCATCGGGATACCCGTGCGGATCATGCGGTTTGCCATAATGCGCTTGGAAGGATTGACCGAAGGCCCGCCTATCGTTACGAGGTTGTCCGTAAGAGCAGGTCCCGCGTCGCGGGGAGATGCGGAGCCGTTGAAAATGCGGCCGAGCAGATTTTCACTGAAACTCACTTCCATCCGGTGTCCGAGAAATTTAACATGATCGCCCGTAGAAATGCCGCGGCCGCCGGCGAAAACCTGCAGCGACACGACTTCTCCGTCGATTTTATTGACTTCCGCAAGCGATTTTCCGAATCTCGTTTCGATTTCCGCGAGTTCTCCGTAGCGGACGTTGTCGGCTTTTACCGTGATGACGTTGCCGGTGATCGATTCGATTCGCGAATATATTTTATTCATATCATTCACCGTCCTTGAGCAGTGCCGCCGCTTCTTTTTGCAGTTTGCCGTTTTTTTGCGCGTAGAGTTCGTCGATCTTTTTTTCGATATCGGTAAACGAGTCGTCCTTCCACGTCGAATAGTTCCAGTCGATAAAGAGCTGGCGCAGAGAATTGAAATAAGAGCGCGCATCGTCTTTCGTCTTCAAATCGAAATCGGATCCGAGGATGCGAAGCACTTTTTCAAGCGTATAGGTTTGGCGTTCGACGCTGACCGAATTGTCGACTTCGTCGAAAGAGTTTTGCTGAAAATACACCGAATCGAGAAAATCGCTTTTGAGGTATTCGATATAATCTTCGGTCGTCGTTCCCTCTTCACCGACGACTTTCATCATCTGATTGACTTCCTGTCCGCTTCTGAAGAGAGCGCGTGCGAAATCGACCCGGTCTTCGCGGATAACGCTTTTGTATTTCGACCACGAATTGAGCGGGTCGATCGCGGGGTATTTTCGGGCATCGCTCCGCTCGCGCGCGAGTCCGTGAAAAGCGCCGACGACTTTGAGCGTCGCCTGCGTAACCGGTTCGTCGAAGTTGCCGCCGGCGGGAGAAACCGTACCGCCGATAGTAACCGAACCCGTTTTGCCGTCGCGCAGGCGCACGATACCGGCGCGTTCGTAAAAGGCTGCGATATAGGATTCGAGGTAGGCGGGAAACGCTTCTTCGCCCGGAATCTCTTCGAGGCGGCCGCTCATTTCGCGCAGAGCCTGCGCCCAGCGAGAAGTGGAATCGGCAAGCAAAAGCACGTTGAGACCCATCTGGCGATAGTATTCGGCAAGCGTAACGCTCGTATAGACGGACGCTTCGCGAGAGGCGACGGGCATGGACGACGTATTGCAGATGATGATCGTCCGCTTCATGAGCGATTCTCCGGTACGCGGATCGATGAGCTTCGGAAAATCTTTGATCGTTTCGACGACTTCGCCCGCACGCTCGCCGCAGGCTGCGATGATGACGATATCGACTTCGGCGTTGCGGCTCGTCGTATGCTGGATAACCGTTTTACCCGCGCCGAAGGGGCCGGGTATGCAATAGGTTCCGCCGAGCGCAACGGGAAAAAACGTATCGATGAGACGTATTTTCGTAACCATCGCGTCAGACGGCGCGAGGCGTTCGGCATAGCAGTCGACGGCGCGTTTTACCGGCCACTTGAACGTCATCGTAATCGTATGCGTCTCGCCCTTTTCGTCTTCGAGGACTGCGATTTCATCTTGAATCGTGTACGATCCCGCAGGTACGATTTTCTTTACGGTATAAGAGCCGTACATATCGAAGGGTACGAGAATTTTATGCGTAAAGGGGCCTTCGGGAACCGAGCCGACGGCATCTCCGCGGTATACAACATCGCCGACTTTTGCCGACGGCGTAAAATCCCACTTCGTCGCTTTGGAAAGAGGGTCGACGTAGACGCCCCGCTCGAGAAAAAAGCCCGCCTGTTCCGCGACGAGCGGCAGCGGATTTTGCAAACCGTCGTACACTTGACCGAGCAAACCGGGACCGAGTTCGGCGCACAAAAGGTCGCCGTCGAATTCGACGGTATCGCCCGAACGTATGCCGTTCGTCATTTCGTAAATCTGCATTTGAGCGCCGTCGCCGCGTATACGGATGACTTCGCCTTTGAGCCGTTTGCCTTCGACGTTTACGTAGCCGACTTCGTTCATCGAAATGTTGCCGTCAAAGGCTATCGAAACCATATTGCCGTTGACGCCGACTACTTTCGCTTTAGTACCCGTCATATTGTTTCTCCCAGTATAGAATCGTACATAGTGCGGTATGCCAGAGTACCCGCTTCTTTGTTGAATTTTTTCATGCGCGCAGTGAGCAAAAGCCGTATGCCGTACTCGTAGACGGCATCGACGGAAAAGATATCCAAAGGACGAAGATTGTCGAGCACTCCGGTGCGGTATTCGTATAAAAACTTTTCTGCGGAAAGAGGACTGTCCATACCGACTGCGGTACGGGCTGCCTGCATGATGTCGGCCGTACACGACGGCGGCACTTGCGGTGCGTCGCGCTTCATCTTTTGCGCGCGGACTTGCGCGAGCGCAAAACGGAGACTCCGCTCCCTGTCGTACCACGCATCGAGAAATTCCGAACCGGTCGGTTCCGGCTCTCTCGGCGGAACGAGCGAAAGAGCGTTTAAGACTTCGACTTCCGCTTTCGAAAGGAAGCGCGAACACAGATCGCGGTAATAGCTTTCCGTTATCGCAAGAGCGCGCTCGGCGTTTGAAATGTCGGGCAGCTGCGAAACGAGATAATATTGCTTCACTCGTTTGTCCCTTGAACGGCGCCTTTTAAGATGGCTGCAGTGCGCGGATTGACGTAGGCTGCGAACAATTCGGCAAGGGAATCCGAAGAATAATCGTAAAATGCCCTGCCGTCTTTAACTCCGATCCTGAAACCGGCCGCGAGCGTTTTATCGCTTTTGAGCACGAGCCCCTTTGCGATTTCGTCTTTGAGCGCGGACGTAAGAGCCGATTCGAGTTCTTTCAAATCCTTTTCGGAAAGCAAAACGGAAAGCTCTTCCGCATCGGCGTGTTTCGTCCACGCTTTTACCGTTTCGGGGATAAGATTTACGAGCAGCTCTTTCGAATACGCTTTCGCCGTTTCCGTCTTAATAATTCTGTCGAGCTCGGCGATAAGGGAATCACGGAACGACAAAATCATATTGCGTCCCGCCTGCGCGATCGCGTCTTCGCTCGCTTTTTCCATGCGCCCGGTTTCGGCTTTCGCATTTTTGATGATGCCTTCGGCTTTTTGCTCCGCATCGGAAACGACGGCTCGCGCTTTTTTTTCGGCGTCGGCGAGTATCTCGGCCGCAGAAGCTTCCGCGCTCGCCACTCCGTCTTTTTTTATTTTGTCGATCAATTCCTGCAACTGGACATCCATACAACCCTCGCTGTCTCGGTAAAATAAACGATAATGCAATCATAACGCCAAACACAATTTAATACAATGCCTCGATTGCGGCTTATCGAGGACATGTAATATTTTCGACATGCCTCGATTGCGGCTTTTCTACCGGTGAAATCCGTATACGGTAATCGATTCGTATTTTTTTCCGGGAAGCAAAACGCAGGACGGAAAGTGCGCGATGTTCGGAGACGCGGGGAAGCACTCGGTTTCAAGGCAGAGCGCTGCGTGCTTGCCGTAGATGCGCCCGTTTTTGCCGCGCACGGCTTTCAGCATATTGCCGGTATAAAGCTGTATGCCTTCCGCATTCGTATCGACCGTCATCGTCCTGCCGGATTCGGGATCACACAATTGTGCAACTCGGATGATTTTTTCAGCCGATTCGGGAACTCCGGAGCTTCCGTTTTTTCCGTCGTAGACTCTCGTGACAAAGCAGTCGTCGTAACCCGTCCCCGTTTTTTTGATATCGCGGCCGATGCGCTTTTCTTTTAAAAAATCGTAAGCGCTATCCTTTACGGAAAGAATTTTTCCGGTCGGAATCAAAGCGCTCGTAGTTTCAAGATAAGAAGGACAATCGAGTTTTAAAACATGATTTTCGATCGTACCTTTCCCCGCAAGATTAAAATACGAATGATTGGTGAGGTTTACGGGACAGGCTTTATCGCTCGATGCCGTATAACGGCACGTAAGATTATCTTTTTCGTCGAGGATGTAGCGCACTTTTACGCGCATAGTTCCGGGAAAGCCCTGCTCGCCGTCTTTTGAAACGCGCGTAAACTCGACTCCCGCGCCTCTTTCGGTCGAAACGGTTTTCGCTTTCCACACTTTTTTGTCCCAGCCGTCAAAACCTCCGTGCAGCATATTGCGTCCGTCGTTTTTATCGAGCGTACAGCGTTTACCGTCAAGCGAAAATGAAGCATTTTTAATTCTGTTTGCAAAACGCCCGACAAAAGCGCCGAAATAGCTCGTATCGTAAATATAGCCTTCGAGCGTCGAATAACCGAGTACGACGTCGGTTTCGCTGCCGTCCGAATCGCGCAGCACGATACTCGTAATTCTGCAGCCGTAATCCGTAACGGAAAAGGACATGTGTTTATTTTTGACGGTAAAAAGCGAAACCTTTGTTCCGTCGGAAAGCACTCCGAAATTTTGCACCGTTGTTTTCATATCTTCCCC
This Treponema socranskii subsp. buccale DNA region includes the following protein-coding sequences:
- a CDS encoding V-type ATP synthase subunit I; its protein translation is MIVAMKKVSVVILEKEKKDALEKLRKLGVMHLESLEGESEKLSALKESFSCAQNAYAILSEIKAPKTSRAENLDEAGVAEKSKTVTSLFDEKKSLIDALGADTVELERFAKWGSVDPDDFAYLSEKGIALSMYEMPADLYTALDDSIDTVLVNTGKRDVRFLLIGKERPENLPPEAFEVPLPKIATEKLSEQIEGNIKRIREIETELAAQAVYGRQIDSYAKKLAKEIEFENVYAGMGKENEGKESDLAWLSGYVPSDGFSALEEAAKQNGWALSSSEVEETDDPPTKLKNNPLVSIIYPLTDFLGTVPGYREFDISGWFLFFFTIFFGMIFGDAGYGLIMLALALAVTVKSKAAGKKTNPMMSLLALLSFSTVVWGTLTCTWFGIAADKLPSWLTSLSIPPISSAYASRYDGVHSLLTTDQNLQVFCFTLALVQLTVAHIKCFINDIRSPKCIGDLGSMLMLWGMFYIVLMLVISGEIFSLDKVVYGIPVGRVSLALVGGGFLMSFVFSNYDGSVGRAVLESCKNIISVVLGVVNVFSDIVSYIRLWAVALAGSAISSTVNTMAGPLLGHAIFFVAALVLLVTGHGLNVALNVLSVIVHGVRLNTLEFSSHLGMSWSGYKYEPFREAAL
- a CDS encoding alpha/beta hydrolase, with the translated sequence MRMVIIAFSICAALFAVLTLLVYAFLFRPTVVRRKKRAPEIFEDVPALAPYLAELHSAVDSFHRMEKENVCITSCDGIELAAWYVRAEGAQGTVVCMHGYHGSPMSDFSLAVQFFHERGWNVLLPHERAHGESGGNCLTFGIKERFDCRDWAAAIDKKNGGALPIILYGVSMGASTVLMASSTGLSENVKCIIADCGYTSPRDEIAHVLKASYHLPLFPTLAISDMLARSIADFSLSEYSTLDALAENKIPVLFVHGDADTFVPLYMSEKNYEACKAPKELLIIKGSPHAVNYALGRKGYEKKIIEFMDKYAVKKVQG
- the rd gene encoding rubredoxin; translation: MDKYECTVCGYVYDPEKGDPDGGIAPGTKWEDIPDDWVCPLCGAGKDSFQKK
- a CDS encoding V-type sodium ATPase K subunit (produces ATP from ADP in the presence of a proton gradient across the membrane; the K subunit is a nonenzymatic component which binds the dimeric form by interacting with the G and E subunits), which gives rise to MNLGMLGAGVVMGLAAIGSAFGIGIAGQGAIGAWKRCYVNNKPAPFILTVFAGAPLTQTIYGFLLTRSILDSGQNPLFLLGLGVAAGLAMGASAVAQGQAGAAGSDALGETGKGFASYIMVVGLCETVALFVMAFGIGFCR
- a CDS encoding TIGR01440 family protein is translated as MTMSRIIEDVKNAVNQLLSAAELKEGNILVVGCSSSEILGSKIGTASNEEAGREVFKAIYDIVRPSGIFLAAQCCEHLNRALVIEEACLEKYDYERVSVVPWIHAGGSFASAAYRLFEKPAVTEHIKADAGIDIGDTLIGMHLRDVAVPVRIGQKSIGEAHIVCARTRPRLIGGERARYTL
- a CDS encoding V-type ATP synthase subunit B, whose protein sequence is MNKIYSRIESITGNVITVKADNVRYGELAEIETRFGKSLAEVNKIDGEVVSLQVFAGGRGISTGDHVKFLGHRMEVSFSENLLGRIFNGSASPRDAGPALTDNLVTIGGPSVNPSKRIMANRMIRTGIPMIDMFNTLVVSQKLPIFSISGEPYNQLLARIAMQAEVDVIVLGGMGLKYDDYLYFKNTLENGGAMSRTVMFIHTAADPTVECMKVPDLSLAVAEQFALQGKDVLVLLTDMTNFADAMKEIAITQEQVPSNRGYPGDLYSQLASRYEKAVDFEGAGSVTVLAVTTMPGDDVTHPVPDNTGYITEGQYYLKGGRIEPFGSLSRLKQNVNGKTRDDHRALMDGMIRLYSSYKDTLEKKSMGFMMSAWDNKLIKYGKEFEDEMMDLSKNISLEDALDSGWKILADCFDKEETGIKTGLLDKYWPKRD
- a CDS encoding V-type ATP synthase subunit D, which produces MAKIKLTKNEQKIQKDALKMYQRYLPTLTLKKQQLQTEIRAIDIKAREVRDARKALEKEFDEWIAVFADAESFGRDTVRVSNIRKGTGNIAGVKIPIYEGADFTRAEYDLYETPVWIDMAADRMERALELDLEAEVLDEQVRLLSKELRTTTQRVNLFEKVKIPEAKENIRKISVFLGDERVAAVVRSKISKRKLEAEAK
- the ispG gene encoding flavodoxin-dependent (E)-4-hydroxy-3-methylbut-2-enyl-diphosphate synthase, producing the protein MTKKVYLGGNGKTERIAVGGGEPVSVQTMWKKSIVGLDADSEKREALVEEIHALKGIGCDIVRFAVPDMESARALCAIAAECTVPLVADIHFDYRLALECLRGNVAAIRINPGNIGSRENVEKVVASCREKNAAIRIGVNTGSFPKDLAAKVEAGSMSRAEALSETASREAAVFDELGFTQFVVSMKASSVSETIEANEVFAKKYDIPLHIGVTEAGPLITGIVKSTLAFGALLSKGIGDTIRVSLSSSPENEVIAGREILVECGKREGGVKLISCPRCGRIGFDVHAFVEKWQRELLSLDKNISVAVMGCVVNGPGEGKHADLGIAGSGNKVVIFKKGKIVRTVDAKDADKVFREELNTL